The Natrinema pellirubrum DSM 15624 region GTCGGTCGACGCGTTCATGGACGACATCGAGCCCTGGATTCCCGACGACCGCAACGACGACTGGGAGGTCGTCGCCCGGACCCCCCGCGTCCTGCGGACGTTCGAGTCCCTCGACGAAGAGCCTCGCGAGATCATGCGCGACCCCGTCCGGGAACTCGTCGACGGGATGGCGATGTTCACCGACCGGTACGCCGACGAGGGCGGCCTGCGCTTACAGACAATCGAGGAACTCGAGGAGTACTGCTGGTACGCTGCCGGGACCGTCGGCACCCTGATCACCGGGCTGGTCGCCCGCGGTACCTCACAGGACCGGGCCGACGAGATGCGGGAGAACGCCCGCTCGTTCGCCCTCCTCCTGCAGCTGGTCAACATCGCGAAAGACGTCGACGACGACTACCGCGAGGAGAACAACGTCTACCTTCCCGCCGAATGGCTCGCCGCGGAGGACGTCGATGTCGAGGCAGTCACCGACGAGGCCCACCACGGTGGCGTCACGAACGTCATCAAGCGGGTGACAGGCCGCGCCGAGAGCTACCTCGACGACGCCCAGCGATACCTCGAGGTCGTCCCCGAACACAACGGCAACCGCCTCTCGGCGTGGGCGATCCCCTATCTGCTCGCGGTCGGCACGCTCCGCGAACTGCGCGAACGGCCCGAGGACGTCGTCCGCGAGGGTGACGTGAAGGTCTCGCGGGCGGAGGTCTTTGCCCTCCTCCAGCAGTTCGAGGACGGCGTCTCCCGCTCGCGACTGGCCGAACTGCGCGAGCAGATGGCCAACCAGCCGCTCCATCAGTGAACGGCCACCACTGCGCCTGAAACGCCCGACGAGGGCCGTTCTCGAGCCGTTGACCCGAACCGGCAGCGCCGTTGCCCGGCCCGCGGCGGAGACACAAGACGTATGCGAGCGTCCTGACGAGTTCTACCCCGATGGTCCGTCCCGCCCTCGAGCGCCGCGTCGGTATCGACGAGCGCGCGCTGGCGGTGTTTCGCATCGCGCTCGGTGCCCTCCTCCTGTTCGACCTCTGTCACCGGGTGCGGTTTCTCAGCGCCTTCTACACCGACGACGGCGTGTTGCCGCGGGCGCTCCTTTACGAACAGTACGCGCTCGGACGCTACTCGATTCACGCGCTGTCGGGCGAGCCGTGGCTCCAGGTTGTTCTGTTCGGCTGTTCGGCGCTCTTCGCGGTCGCACTGCTGGTCGGCTACCGGACGAGAACCGCGACGGCCCTCGCTGCACTCTTGCTCTTCTCGTTGCACGTTCGCAACCCGTTCGTCCTGAACGGGGCCGACAGACTCCTGCGCGAACTGCTGGTGCTTGCCGTCTTTCTCCCACTCGGCAACCGCTGGTCGATCGACGCTCGAGAGGGGGCGGGACGGAACGACGCCGCGACGCGAGCAGGCAACGACGCGCTGATCACGACGCCGGCGACCGCGGCGGTCCTCGTTCACGTCGTCACCCTGTTCGTCGGCAACGCCGTCCTCAAGACCGAGGGCAGCACCTGGTACAGCGGCGATGCCCTCGGCTACGCGCTCCGGCAGGACCAACTGACGCTCCCGCTCGCCGACGCCGTCGCGACCGACCCGCTCGCGCTCACGGCCGGCACCTACGCCTGGGCGGGACTCGTGACCGGCGCACCCCTGTTGCTCCTGCTCACCGGCCGTCTCCGAACTGCCTACGCCGCGGCGTTTCTCGCCGCGGTCTCCGGGATGGCGTTCTCGATGGCGGTCGGCCTCTTCCCGGCGGTCCTGTTCACCGCGGTCCTCCTCTTTCTCCCACCGGGTGTCTGGGACGTCCTCGAGCGCGTCGCCGCCGGTGCGGTCGGTCGGGTCGCCCCGCTCGAGCGTCCCCTGACGGCCTGCCGAAGCGGGATCGATCGCGTGACACCCCCGCAGTCCGTCGGCTCCCCGCTGCCGGCGGCGGTTCGGGACCGAACGCATCGGTACCGGTCGGCCGCACTCGTCGGCGTCCTGACGGTCGTCCTCCTGTGGAGCGGACTGTTGCTCGGTGCGACGGCCGGTCTCGAGCCGGCCGACTCGAGGGTCCCGGACGACTATCAGTGGACGATGTTCGCACCCGATCCGAGTACGACCGACGGCGGATTCGCAGTGGTCGGCCACGTCGACGGTGGGCCCGATATCGACGTTCTTCGCGGCACCGCCGTTCGGGCCGATCACCCGCCCGCGGCCGACACGGGTCCCGACTTCCGCTGGCGGAAGTACCTCTATTCGCTACTCGAGAACGATGCTCGCGCCGAACGGTTCGCTGGCTACATGTGCGAACGGGCGAGCGTGACGAGCGGTGGTTCCGTCGAGAGCGTCACCGTGACGTACACTGAACGGCGGATCGCGCTCGAGGGGGCGGCCCCGCCGGCGGAGACGGTGACGGTCGTCGAACGATCGTGCTGATCGAGGGCGAGGGTTGCGACGTGGCGTCGAACGATCGCGTCGTTAGTCGTCCTCTGCCGCGAGCGTTCGTCCGAGCAGCGCGAGCGGACAGCCGAAGACTCCGACGACGATGACCCACGGGAGAAAGAGTATCGTTCCGATGAGGACGGTCAAGACGCCGATCGAACTCGTCGGATAGACGATCGCGATGACGACACTCGGAACGAGCGCGACGACCCCGAGTAGCGCCCCCGGCGTCCGACCGCACTCGAACGCGTGGCCGATCGGCAGGAAGAGCGCGGTAGCGAGCCCGAACAGGAGGGGGAGCGGGTACGCGATCCCGCCGGCAAGCGATCGCGTGTAAGCGGCGGCGACGAGCGTCGCGAAGACCGCGAGGACGAACAGCCCGCGCGTCTCGAGTCGGGGACCGATTCGCGCGGCGGCCAGCCCGAGCAACGCGTATCCGGCCCCCAGCGACGACAGCACGACGGCGACTGGCGGAAACGCCCGCCCGGTCGCCACCGCACCGTAGCCGAGGAAGCCGATCGCGCCGCCGACGCCGACGGCGACGAGCAACCGCTCGAGCGTCGTTGCCTCGACCGTCGATCGCTCGAGGCCGAGGCGGCTTGCCAGTCGCCCGAACACGGGAGACCCGCGTCCGGGACGGCCGATCGCGATACCGAGGAGACCGACCAGCGCGCCAGGGACGGCCCCGATAGCCAACCCGCGAGCGAGCGCCGACGGTCCGACCGCGAGGCCGATGGTCGCGTAGCCCCTTGCGGTCCCGAAGAGGCCACCCTCGCCGTAGGTGACGTACGTCTGGTCGTCGAAGTCACGGTCCCCACCGTCCTCGGTCGCCCAGGTCGCCTCGTTACCGTCGACTGTAGCGGCGGGGAGACGGTTCGTGATCGTCGTTCCGTCGGGCGTATGGATCGTCAGTCGCTCGGCCGCTAACTCGTAGCGCGTGGACGACGTGCCCGTCGCGAAGTAGTCGACGATCCGACTGTCGCCGACGCCGCGACGAGCGACGTCGTCGACGGTGTAGTTCACCACGACAGTATCGTCCTCGATCGCCGTCTCGACGGCCCGAACGTCGCCCTCTGCGGCGTGGGTGTGAGCCCAGGCGGCATCGACTGCGGCCTCGAGCGCGCTCGCGTTGGTCCGGTAGCGTTCGGCAGCCGAAGCGGTGACGGGGATCCGGGCGTGCCACAGCGAATCACCGTTCTCGTCGATGTAGATGTCGAGGGTTCCGTGGCCGGTCGCGCCCGCTATTTCGGCGTCGTTCGCGACGCTGGGTCCGCAGACGCCACAGAGCTGTGTCGGAGGCGGTGCGGCCGCCACCGCGACGACGGCGATCAGTCCGACGAGACACCAACAGAGGAGGAGCGGGAGAACGCGGGCGGTTCGCATCGTCTTCGCAGACGCATGTCGGCACCAAATAAATTATGACGAGGTGAAACGAACGGGCGCGGCTATTCGTACTCGTAGAACCCCTGCCCCGTCTTCTTACCGAGGTCGCCGGCCTCGACCTTCCGCTTGAGGAGGTACGCGGGCTTGTACCGATCACCTAACTCCTCGTGAAGCGTCTCGGAGGCGTGGAGACAGACGTCGAGGCCGATGTGGTCGGCCAGCGTCAGCGGCCCCATCGGCACGTTGGTCCCGAGTTCCATTCCCGTGTCGATGTCGTCTTTGGAGGCGACGCCCTCGTCGTAGGCCCGGATTCCCTCGTTGATCCAGGGCATGAGAATGCGGTTGGTGACGAAGCCGGGCTTGTCGTCGGCCTCCCAGGTCGTCTTCCCGAGGTCCGCGGCGAGGTCGTGGGCCAGTTCGGTCACTGTGTCGGTCGTCTTCTCGCCGACGACCACTTCGACGCCCTCCATGATCGGCACCGGGTTCATGAAGTGCAGCCCGATCACGCGCTCCGGGTACTCGAGGTCGCTGGCGATCGAGGTGATCGAGAGCGTACTCGTGTTCGTCGCCAGCACTACGTCGTCGGCACACACCCGCTCTAAGTCGGCGAAGACCTCCTGCTTGACTGCGAGTTCCTCGAGGGCGGCCTCGACGACCAGATCACAGTCGCCGAGATCGTCGAGGAGCGTGGTCCCCTCGATCCGGTCGCGGATCGTCGCCGGCGCTTCCTCGAGGGCACCCCGACTCTCGAGGCGGCTGAGACTATCGTCGATGGTGTCGAAGCCGTTCTCGACGTACTGCGATTCGATGTCGCGCATGACGACCTCGTAGCCGTTCGTGGCGGCGACCTGTGCGATGCCGCTGCCCATCGTCCCCGCGCCGACGACGCCGATCCGGTCGAGCTGCTCGCGAACCATACGCTCCCTTCCGTCGTCGCGGCCGTAAGCGTGCTGGTCAGCTGGCGGGTCGTGTCGGCGCGCGAGGGCAACTTTCAAGACGAGACAGTGTGAGCTACGCACGACCGGTGAATCGCGTGAGCAAGGAAGAAGTCGTCAGCGACGCGGAGACGGGAGCCGACCCGGCGAGCGATGGGGAGGACGGGGACACGACCGTCGTCGACATCGGGATCACCGTCGACGTCGGCGACGACACCGCCGATGTCGCCGACGCCGGTTCGGACCCCGTCGAACTCGCCTTCGACGAGGACGAACTGCTCGCGGCGACTGACGACGCGACCACGGACGCCGACGACGAAGCCCCCGCAGGTTCGGAGCGGGACGCGGCGATCGAGCCGGCCGAACGCGAGGCGCTCGCGGCCGCCGACATCGACCCCGAGGCGGTCGTCGACAAGGAGTACTCCTATCGACTGTTGCTCGAGAACGGGGTCGACGAGGACGTCGCGGCCGCCCTCCGCAGGCGCTTCTCGTTGCCGTGGTCGTTCGAGTCCAACGGCGACTTAGGGCGGCGCTCGAGCGAGGTCCGCGGGCTGGGCGAGGCCGAACGCGAGTGGATCGCGGTCAGCGACGACGAGGACTGGCAGGCCTTCGAGTACGACGAGGCGACCGTCTCGATCGGTCGGGAGCGTCCCTCACAGCGGCCGTATCCGAAGCCGACCCCGGTGACCGCCGTCACCGGGGTCGGCCCGGACGACGCCGATCGGCTGGCCGAGGCCGGAATCCAGTCGGCCGAGCGGCTGGCGACGATCAGCGCGATGACCGTCGCCACGGCGCTCGATCTGAATGTCCTGCACGTCCGTACGTGGCGACACAACGCCCGCGAATTACTCGAGTGAGGACTGCGATAGCACGGTGACGCTGGCAGCACTCGTCGCTCGAGCCGACGCCGCGTTGGCAGTCAGCTCCCGATAGCTGATTTCGATCCCGTTTCGAGTCCTCGGCGAGTCGGATCGCCGTCACGTCGCACGGCTCGAGAGCGTGCTATTACTACACGTGTACTCAATATCGACAACCAGGACCATCAGAGATTTATAGCGCACTGTTGGACCGTCTAACAGATGATTCCGATCGACGATTCCCCGATCGTACGCGACGGCAAGTCACTGATTCTGGCGATGGACCACGGCTTAGAACACGGCCCCGTCGACTTCGAGGAGGTTCCCGAGAAGCTCGACCCGGCGACGGTCTTCGAGACGGCGACCCACGACGCCGTCTCCGCGATGGCGGTCCAGAAGGGGATCGCCGAGGGCTACTACCCAAGCTACGAGGACGACGTCAATCTCCTGTTGAAGCTCAACGGCACCTCGAACCTCTGGATGGGCGAGCCCGACTCGGCGGTCAACTGCTCGGTCGACTACGCCGCCGAACTGGGTGCCGACGCCCTCGGATTTACCGTCTACGGCGGCTCGAACCACGAGATCGAGATGGTCGAGGAGTTCCGCGACGCCCAGGAGAAAGGCCGCGAGTACGACCTCCCTATGGTCATGTGGTCCTACCCGCGCGGCCAGGGACTGAAAAACGACACCAAGCCCTCGACGATCTCCTACGCGACGCGGCTGGCCCTCGAACTGGGCGCCGACATCGCGAAGGTCAAGTACCCCGGGAGCCCGGAGGCGATGGCCCACGCCGTCGACTGCGCCGGCGACATGAAGGTCATCATGTCGGGCGGCTCGAAGACCTCCGACTACGAGTTCCTCTCACAGGTCGAGGCGGTCATCGACGCCGGTGCGAAGGGGCTGGCCGTCGGCCGCAACGTCTGGCAGCGCGAGGATCCGACGCGACTGCTGGACGCCCTCGAGAAGGTCATCTACGAGGAAGCGACGGCCGACGCCGCGCTCGAGGCCACCGAATAGATGACGGTCTCGGACCCGGTCGTCGAGGACATCGTCGCGACGATCAGTCGCTCGGCGACCGAGATACGGCAGGGACTGATCGGCCGCCGCGGGACCGTCGACGAGGAAAACCCAAGCGGCGAGACCCAGGCCAAGGCGGACGTCTGGGCGGACGAACTGCTCGGCGAGCGCCTCGCCGGGATCGACGGCGTCGGTCAGTACGCCAGTGAGGAGCGCGCCGACGTCGTCGACTGCGGTGTGGATCCGGCCGACGGCGACGCCTACGCCGTCGCGGTGGACCCGCTCGACGGCTCCTCGAACCTCAAGTCCAACAACACCATGGGGACGATCTTCGGCGTCTACGACGCCGCACTGCCCGCCCGCGGTGAGACCCTCGTCGCGGCCGGCTTCGTCCTCTACGGCCCGATCACGACGATGGTGATCGCCACCGAGGAGACCGTCGCCGAGTACGAACTCTCCGGGGGCGAGCGGAACGTCGTCGACGACGACGTGACCCTCCCCGACGAGCCGGTCGTCTACGGCTTCGGCGGCCGCGTCCCGGACTGGCCCGCGGACTTCCGCGAGTACGCCCGCGAGATCGAGGACGAACTCAAACTCCGGTACGGCGGCGCGTTGATCGGCGACGTCAATCAGGTACTGACATACGGCGGCACCTTCGGCTACCCCGGCCTCGAGTCCCGGCCCGAGGGCAAACTCCGCCTGCAGTTCGAGGGGAACCCGATCGGCTACGTCGTCGAACGGGCCGGCGGGCGCTCCTCGAACGGGGACCGCTCGCTACTCGCCGTCGAACCCGATGCCCTCCACGATCGCACGCCGGTCCACGTCGGCAACGACGAGCTGATCGAGCGCCTCGAGGCGGCCCTCGCGTAACCCGCCGATCCGTTTTTCGCTGTTCGGTATCGTCAGTCGAGCCAGGCGGCCGTTACGGCGACGTAGACGCCAACACCGACGAGCAACAGCGCGTAGAACGCCCAGCGGGGCCAGCCGGTCGCGAGGAACGCCAGGGTGAGAAACAGGACCCACAGGGAGATGGCGATCAGATCCCCGACGACGCGGCCGATCGTCCGGACGGCCGTTCTGACGGGTCCGGTCGCGCCCTCCTCGGACCGACTGGTATCGTTACGCATCGCGGTTCGGTCCTCGTGACTCTGGTCGATCCTCGGTTCGATCCTCGTGACCCCCGTCGGTCATCGATTCGATCCTCGTGACTCCCGTCGGTCGTCGCTCAGAAGTGATAGCCATGTGTTTCGGTCAGTCGATAGGCCCCCACGCCCCAGACGTAGCTCTGGCCGGGCCACCAGGTCCGGGCGTTGTTGAAGCCGGCGATGAGGACGTCGTCGGGCCCGCCCTCGGGATCGCGGTGGTAACTCACGGAGCCGCTATCGCCGTCCGTGAGGTCCATCTCGCCGCCCCAGCGGAGCTGCCCGCGCCGGCAGAAGTCGTCCGTGAAACAGGTCACGGCGTCGATTCCCTGTACCGTTCCCACCGTGTGACCGGTCATCGCACCGACCTTCTCGAGTTCGGCGTCGCGTGCGACGAGCGTCGCGAGGCCGAACTTGGTGAACTGGCCCCGCACCCGCGGGCTCGAGGGGGCGTCGATCCTGTTCGTCGGTTCGATGCCGCCGGTCGGCTCGACGGTCGCGACGTCGGCGACCGGGTGGTGTCGTGCAACGGTTCCCAGCTCGGCCGCGTCGTCGCCACTGATGGGCAGCGACAGGGACTCCGCGGTCGACCCCTCGATCCCGTCGAAGGCATGATCGGCCGTCACGAAGAACCGCCGTTCCCCGTCGGGATGATACAGCGCCGGGCCGAGCGTCGCCAGACTCGTCGGCGTCTCGCAGGCGACGCCGCTGGGGACGCGACCGTCCGTATCGGGGTAGCCGAGCCGGGGTTCGCTCGCCTCGGAGTTGTCCCCGATGTCGTCGACATCGATGAACGTCTCCACGTCGATCTCGACGCCCTCGGCGAGTTCGCCGAGCAGTTCGTTCACGGAATGCCCCTCGCTCGAGACGCCGACGGAGACGGTTGCGGTCCCGCTCTCGAAGTCACCGGGGACGACGGCACTCCCGAGGTAGCCGGTGAACCCGACCCGGGACAGGAGATCATTGATTTCGAACGCCTTCTCGACGGCGGCGTACCACGCTGCAGGGACGCGTTCCGTTCGCTCCCGGATCGACCACGGGTCGGCCGGGTCGTCCCTGACGAGGGCAGTGACGACGGGGACCTCGCCGTCGCCGGCGGCGAGGAAGTCGTCGACGCCGAGCAAGTGGGCCATCCCGAGGGCGTAGCCACCGCCGGCGACCGTCCGCAGGAACTCGCGTCGGTCCAGTCCCCGCCCGATCCGGTCGCGAAGCGTCGCTCTCCGTTGTCCCAAACGTTCGGTGTGTCCCTCCGACATATCGCTATCTACCCCGCTCCACACTACTGGAACGGATCGCTAACCGTCGAAACGAACGGCGATTCGACGGAAAGCCGTGCTGCCTGCAATTGCCGTCAAACGTCTTTCTCGCGGCCGGATCGTCGGTCGGCAGCGGCCGTGGTGTGCCCGCCAGTCGATCGCGGCCTCCCGGACACCGCTATAACGCGGCCTCCCACGTAACGCGTGGACTACTGAACGCGAGCGTTCGTATCATCCGACCCGACAGTGTATGGTGTCTCCGTGCTGGTGACCACGGAGACAGAACGCACTCTCGAGCGGGTCGCGCCATAGTCGATCCGTCTCCCCTCGCGACGACCGCCACACGATCAGTGGCGATCCGTCGGCGCGACCCCTCTCCCCCTCTACTGTCCCATCCAGTCCGTGATCGGTTCGTGTGACCGTCCGACACGGAGACGACGGTAACGACAGTATTCGGCCGGCAGGAGATCCAGTATCATGTGGTTTCGACGCATAGTTGCCCCTGCCCTCGAAGTACGACCCGGTTACAACCTCGAAATCGTCGCGGCCGCCGCCCGAACCGTTTGCCGTCGATTGTAAGCGATTACCAGCGACGGCGATCCCCCTACGCCTGCCATAACAATACCCCGTGTACTGGTACGGGCTCGTACTCCCGACGGCAACGGTCGGTTCGATTCCGGCCGGGAGTCTATGAGTTCCGAGCGCGCGACCCCAGGCCAGTGGCTGCCGGGCGATGTGACGCCCGTCGACCTCGAGCGGCTGCTCTGGGGGCTGGTCGCGCTCTCGCTGATCGCCGACATCGTCACGACGTTCGTCGGGCTCAACCTCGGGTTGGCCGAGTCCAACCCCGCGGCCCGCGGGGCGATCGAGAGCCACGGCGTCGTCGGCATGCTCGGGCTGAAGGCGTTCGCGGTCGGCGTCGCGCTGGCCTGTCGGCCCCTCCTCGAGCGGGCGTATCGGCCGATCGTGCCCGCGGGGCTCGCGGTGCCGTGGCTGGCCGCCGCGGTCGTCAACATGTATACGATCTCGACAGTACTCTCTAGTAGCCACTGACCGTCATTGCACAGCTAATCGCGCGACTGCGGTGCGACAGTATGGAAACCGTTTCAGTGGCTCCGAGAGGCGTCCCGGTCGCGATCTATCGGTTCCCGTTCGTCAGTCGAGCAGGGACCGCCCGTAGTTTATACCAGATCACGAGGCCACTCCGGGTATGGCTCGAACCCAAGCAACACGCCGACGCGTACTCCGGGGCTGCGGTGCCCTCGGCGTCGTCGGATTGGCGGGTTGTGCAAACAGGAGTACCGATGCGACGACCGACGCCGACTTCCCGCCGGGGCTGACCGCCGACGGTCTCGAGGATCCGGCGGCCCTCCTCGAGGCGCACCGGCGAGCGCTCCCGGAGACGTCGTTTACCGGGTCCTTCGAGTATCGGTATCGGGACTCGGTCAAGGACACCGAGGCCACGACGACGGTCGATTCGTTCGACATCCGGGCCGACCCTGCCGCCGACCGCGTCGTTCGAACACGTCACGGGACCGTTCCCGGCTACGATCGAGACCGCGTGGTCTACGTGAACGGCGAGTACAGGGCGACGAATCGCCCCGCCCCACTCACGCACGACGGCGCTACTGCCGTCATCGACGACTCTCTCGAGTCGATCGAGAACTGGATGCTCGATCCCATCGACGAGTACGAGGGAACGCGAGCGACCGATACGGGCCCCGTCCACGAGTACCGGCTGTCGGAGACGACCGCCTTCGAGGCGTCGGAGGGCGTCCCGGTCCCGGATGCGTTCCCCGGGTCCAACCCCGCGGGGACCGGCCGGATCCTCGTCGACGAGGCCGGCCGCATTCGTCGCTATCGGACGACGCAACGAGGACAGTTCGAAGCCATTTCGTCGGTAATCGATCTCGACATCACGTTCGGTCAGTTCGGACGGACGGAGGTGGCGGAACCCAAGCGCGTCGATCCGGTCGGAGCCGACGGCCACCGAACGTTAGACGCCGGAACGAAGATCGAGTTAGCGCTTCGAGATTATAGTTGGCTCGGCGTCGAACCAGCCGAGATACGGGGATTCGACGACCCGACGCTCGTTCTCGCAGCGGGGAAGCCATACGAGGTCTCCGTGACGGGCGTCGGACGGGCTCATGACTTCGAGATACGGGATGCCAAGGGAGATGTCGTCGACACGACGGACGGCACTTCCCTCGAGTTCGTCGCGAGCGAGGCAATGACGTCGTATAGGAGCAACAGTATCGATGTCGGCGGCGAGGTCGTCGTCCGCTGATTCGGGAGGGTCCTCAGGGCCCGGATGTACGAACGATCACGGCCGGACGTCCCTGCCATCTCGTCCGTTTGCGATGGCACCGGTCACGCGGGTCGGTCACCGCGAACGTCTCGATGCGCATCGTGACGATCCCACGCTCCCCGTCGCTGGTCTCGCGTTCGTCGGTGACCATCGACAGCCCCACCGTCAGACGGACCGTGTAGAGGCCGTTGACTACTCAGAACTGCTGGGTTGTGCCCTCGGTGATCGTCCGCCGGCGCTCGTGTTCGATGGTCTCGCCGACGGTACTCGCGGGCCGTCGGATTCCGACTCGAGCCGCCGATCGATGCGGTGTTCATTCAATCATGTCGGTCTCCTCGCCGGCGTCCTGCTGGACCCAGATCGTCTTCGTGTTGACGAACTCCGTGATCCCGTGTTCGGCGAGTTCCCGGCCGTAGCCCGAGTCCTTCACGCCGCCGAAGGGCAATCGAGGATCGGATTTGACGAGTTCGTTGACGAAGGCGAGCCCGGACTCGAACTGCCGGGCGACCCGCTCGCCGCGCTCGAGATCCTCGGTCCAGACGCTCGCACCGAGACCGAAGCGGGTGTCGTTTGCTTTCTCGATGGCGGCGGCCTCGTCGGGGACCCGGAATAGAGAGGCGACGGGGCCGAACAGTTCCTCCCGGTCGGCGGGGGCGTTCTCGGGAACGTCCGTGATCACCGTCGGCGGGTAGTACGCGCCGTCGCGGTCCATCGGCTCGCCGCCCAACTCGAGTTCGCCGCCTTGCTCGACCGTTTCCGCGACCTGCTCGTGGAGGTCGTCCATGAGGTCCGGACGAGCCTGCGGGCCGAGGTCGGTGGCATCGTCCATCGGATCACCGACCGTCTGGGCCGCCATCTCGTCGATAAAGCGGTCGACGAACTCGTCGTAGACGTCGTCGACCACGACGAACCGCTTGGCCGCGATACAGGACTGGCCGTTGTTGATGAGCCGCGCCTGGACCGCCGTCTCGACCGTCTCCTCCATGGGGGCGTCCTCGAGGACGACGAAGGGGTCGCTCCCGCCCAACTCGAGGACCGACTTCTTGAGCTGGCTGCCGGCGGTTTCGGCGACCGCTCGACCCGCGGCGTCGCTGCCGGTGATGGTGACGGCTCGGATCCGGTCGTCCTCGATGACCGCGTCGATCTCGCTCGAGTCGATCAGCAGCGACGTGAAGGCGCCGTCGGGAAACCCCGCTCGGTCGAAGACGTCCTCGATGGCCCGGGCACAGCCGGGAACGTTCGAGGCGTGTTTCAGCAGGCCGACGTTGCCCGCCGCGAGGTTCGGCGCGGCAAAGCGAAAGACCTGCCAGAACGGGAAGTTCCAGGGCATGATCGCCAGCACCGGCCCCAGCGGCTGGTAGGCGACGACGGTGCGGGCGTTCTCGTCGCCGGCGATCACCTCGTCCTGAAGGTGTTGTGCCGCGTTCTGGGCGTAGTAATCACAGACCCACGCGCATTTCGCGACCTCGTCGCGGGCCTGCCCGATCGGCTTCCCCATCTCTTCGGTCATCAGTTCGGCGTACTCGTCTGTGTTCTCCCGAAGGACATCGGCCGCCCGGGCGAGCAGCCGCTGGCGGGTCTCGATCGGCGTCTCCGACCACTCCGAGAAGGTCTCGGTCGCGCGCTCGAGTCGGGCCTCGCGTTCCTCGTCGGAGGTCGCCTCGAAGCTGTCGACCACGTCGCCCGTCGCCGGGTTCGTGCTTTCGATTGACATGCCGTGACCGACCACGACGAACCGCTTAGTACGCGGGGCTGCCAACCAATGGTGAGTCGATCCGTCACGGTCGTTCGTGCCACACAACCCCTATGCCGGTCGAATCCCTACGAGCGACCATGTCAACCGACACGTCCCACGACGATTTCGAACCGCCACCCGAAGCGCGGAAGACCGTTCTCTTCTGTCCGGACTGTGGCCACGAGAGTCCGGTTACCGGCGACTGGAAGACCGTAACGGCCGGCGACGAGCGACTGCTCGTTTGTGTCGACTGTGGTTGCGTCGTCGACCGCCGATCGCGACGCCAGCACGAGACCGTGAAAGCGGTCTAGCGCGGGACCGGGGGATGGTCCCACACCCCTCGTTCAGAGTGAAACGCGTGTTCGAGGTGGTGGCAGTTCGACGGGTCAGGAAAAGGACTCGAGGTCGGCGTCGCGGTTCCCCGTCGACGGCCCCGTCTCCCGAAGTCGGTCGTACGTCGGCAGGTCCTCGAGCGAGGCATCACGGCGGACCGCCTTGACGATGTGTTTCGGGTCAGTCACGAGCCGGTGCAGGAGGTAACTCCCCTGTGACCGACCGCCACCGGTCTTCTCGGATTCGATGACGCCGAGAAACGCCTGCTCTTTCAGTTGGCGATAGAGGCCGTTCTCGGTGATCGGATCGGTCGCGACCAGCTCACAGATGCCGACGTAGCGCTCGTACACCTCCCGGGTCTTGTACGTCTCCCGATCGCCCGTGATGATACAACT contains the following coding sequences:
- a CDS encoding NAD-dependent succinate-semialdehyde dehydrogenase, with the protein product MSIESTNPATGDVVDSFEATSDEEREARLERATETFSEWSETPIETRQRLLARAADVLRENTDEYAELMTEEMGKPIGQARDEVAKCAWVCDYYAQNAAQHLQDEVIAGDENARTVVAYQPLGPVLAIMPWNFPFWQVFRFAAPNLAAGNVGLLKHASNVPGCARAIEDVFDRAGFPDGAFTSLLIDSSEIDAVIEDDRIRAVTITGSDAAGRAVAETAGSQLKKSVLELGGSDPFVVLEDAPMEETVETAVQARLINNGQSCIAAKRFVVVDDVYDEFVDRFIDEMAAQTVGDPMDDATDLGPQARPDLMDDLHEQVAETVEQGGELELGGEPMDRDGAYYPPTVITDVPENAPADREELFGPVASLFRVPDEAAAIEKANDTRFGLGASVWTEDLERGERVARQFESGLAFVNELVKSDPRLPFGGVKDSGYGRELAEHGITEFVNTKTIWVQQDAGEETDMIE